In the genome of Luteimonas viscosa, the window CGCCCCCCTCCTTGACCCGCGCCACCGCCTCGACGAACAGGTGCACGCCGTTGGGATCGGCGAAGCCCGACAGGTCGGTCCCGTCCATCTCCGGCTTGAACGGATGCATCAGCATCCGCGGCTGCATGTCGTTGATCCAGAAGTAGTCGTCGTTGCCGAAGCGCAGCGTCTTCACCGCCGCCATCGCCGCGGTCCGGGCCTCGTCCTCGCCCAGTTCGCCGCGCTCCGCGCGTGCGTGGTAGTGGCCGACCAGGCTGACCGCCGACTGCACCAGGTCGCGCGTCGCGGCTTCCTTCTCCGCCATCAGGGTCTTGCGCTCGCCGATGAGGTCGAAGGTCATCACCACCAGCACGGCGAGGATGCCGAGCAGGGTCAACAGGCCGAGCTTGTGGGAGATCCGGATGCGCGAGAGGAGGTTCGACATGGGTGGATCCAGGCTGCGGTAGCGGGGTTGCCGTCGTTATCGGCCGCGACCGCCGAAAATGTTGGGCGGGGGAGGGAGAGTCGCGAAAAAGGCGAGGGCGGCCCGTGCCGCCCTCGCGCGATCCACCGGCTGGCCGGGGATCAGAACTCCTGCCACTCGCCCGCGGCTTCGGCGGCGACCGCGGGGGCCGCCTTGGCGCGACTGCGCGCGGCGGGCTTGGCGCGCGGCGCAGCCGCGGGCGCCCGCTTGGGCAGGGCGACCACGCTCGAGGCCGCCGGGGCCGGTTCGCTGCGAACGCTGCGCGCCGCCTGCCCGTCCTGGACCCGGAACACCGCAACCGTCTGCACCAGCTGCCCGGCCTGCTGCTCCATGCTGCGCGCCGCGGCCGTGGCTTCTTCCACCAGGGCCGCGTTCTGCTGGGTGCTCTCGTCCATCTGGGTGATCGCCTGATTGACCTGCTCGATGCCCGCGCTCTGCTCCTGCGAGGCGGCCGAGATGTCGGCGATGATGTCGGTCACCCGCTTCACGCTGGTCACGATCTCGCCCATGGTGCGGCCGGCCTGGTCGACCAGCTCGT includes:
- a CDS encoding methyl-accepting chemotaxis protein translates to ELVDQAGRTMGEIVTSVKRVTDIIADISAASQEQSAGIEQVNQAITQMDESTQQNAALVEEATAAARSMEQQAGQLVQTVAVFRVQDGQAARSVRSEPAPAASSVVALPKRAPAAAPRAKPAARSRAKAAPAVAAEAAGEWQEF